In one window of Gymnogyps californianus isolate 813 chromosome 9, ASM1813914v2, whole genome shotgun sequence DNA:
- the MOSPD1 gene encoding motile sperm domain-containing protein 1 isoform X1, producing the protein MQQQKRQPELVEGNLPVFVFPTELIFYADDQSTHKQVLTLYNPYEFALKFKVLCTTPNKYAVVDATGAVKPQCCVDIVIRHRDVRASYYGVIDKFRLQVSEQSQRKALGKKEIIATLLPSAKEQQQQKEEEEKRIKEHLAESVFFEQTLCQPENRTASSGPSLLTVFLGIVCIAALMLPTLGEMESLVPLYLHLSVNQKLVAAYVLDLKNSHTKLNSPVPLPGRNEDLKETS; encoded by the exons ATGCAGCAACAAAAAAGACAGCCAGAGTTAGTGGAAGGAAATcttcctgtttttgtttttcctacagAACTTATATTTTATGCAGATGACCAGTCAACACACAAGCAGGTGTTGACTCTATATAACCCCTATGAGTTTGCCTTAAAATTCAAAG TTCTTTGTACAACTCCAAATAAATATGCGGTGGTTGATGCTACTGGTGCGGTGAAGCCTCAGTGCTGTGTTGATAT tgtGATTCGTCACAGAGATGTTCGGGCTTCTTACTATGGTGTGATAGATAAATTCCGTCTACAAGTGTCTGAGCAGAGCCAGAGGAAAGCATTAGGGAAAAAGGAGATTATTGCTACTCTACTTCCATCTGCAAaggaacagcaacaacaaaaggaagaggaggaaaaacgAATAAAAGAACACCTGGCTGAAAGTGTCTTTTTTGAGCAGACTTTGTGTCAACCAG aaaacagaactgccTCGTCGGGACCTAGTTTACTAACAGTCTTCCTAGGAATAGTGTGTATTGCAGCACTAATGCTACCTACATTGGGGGAAATGGAATCCCTGGTGCCTCTCTACCTCCATTTAAGTGTGAATCAAAAGTTAGTAGCTGCTTATGTTTTAG ATTTGAAGAACAGTCACACTAAACTCAATTCTCCTGTCCCACTACCTGGCAGAAATGAGGATTTAAAGGAAACGAGCTAG
- the MOSPD1 gene encoding motile sperm domain-containing protein 1 isoform X2: MQQQKRQPELVEGNLPVFVFPTELIFYADDQSTHKQVLTLYNPYEFALKFKVLCTTPNKYAVVDATGAVKPQCCVDIVIRHRDVRASYYGVIDKFRLQVSEQSQRKALGKKEIIATLLPSAKEQQQQKEEEEKRIKEHLAESVFFEQTLCQPENRTASSGPSLLTVFLGIVCIAALMLPTLGEMESLVPLYLHLSVNQKLVAAYVLGLITMVILRT; this comes from the exons ATGCAGCAACAAAAAAGACAGCCAGAGTTAGTGGAAGGAAATcttcctgtttttgtttttcctacagAACTTATATTTTATGCAGATGACCAGTCAACACACAAGCAGGTGTTGACTCTATATAACCCCTATGAGTTTGCCTTAAAATTCAAAG TTCTTTGTACAACTCCAAATAAATATGCGGTGGTTGATGCTACTGGTGCGGTGAAGCCTCAGTGCTGTGTTGATAT tgtGATTCGTCACAGAGATGTTCGGGCTTCTTACTATGGTGTGATAGATAAATTCCGTCTACAAGTGTCTGAGCAGAGCCAGAGGAAAGCATTAGGGAAAAAGGAGATTATTGCTACTCTACTTCCATCTGCAAaggaacagcaacaacaaaaggaagaggaggaaaaacgAATAAAAGAACACCTGGCTGAAAGTGTCTTTTTTGAGCAGACTTTGTGTCAACCAG aaaacagaactgccTCGTCGGGACCTAGTTTACTAACAGTCTTCCTAGGAATAGTGTGTATTGCAGCACTAATGCTACCTACATTGGGGGAAATGGAATCCCTGGTGCCTCTCTACCTCCATTTAAGTGTGAATCAAAAGTTAGTAGCTGCTTATGTTTTAG
- the MOSPD1 gene encoding motile sperm domain-containing protein 1 isoform X3: protein MQQQKRQPELVEGNLPVFVFPTELIFYADDQSTHKQVLTLYNPYEFALKFKVLCTTPNKYAVVDATGAVKPQCCVDIVIRHRDVRASYYGVIDKFRLQVSEQSQRKALGKKEIIATLLPSAKEQQQQKEEEEKRIKEHLAESVFFEQTLCQPGLITMVILRT from the exons ATGCAGCAACAAAAAAGACAGCCAGAGTTAGTGGAAGGAAATcttcctgtttttgtttttcctacagAACTTATATTTTATGCAGATGACCAGTCAACACACAAGCAGGTGTTGACTCTATATAACCCCTATGAGTTTGCCTTAAAATTCAAAG TTCTTTGTACAACTCCAAATAAATATGCGGTGGTTGATGCTACTGGTGCGGTGAAGCCTCAGTGCTGTGTTGATAT tgtGATTCGTCACAGAGATGTTCGGGCTTCTTACTATGGTGTGATAGATAAATTCCGTCTACAAGTGTCTGAGCAGAGCCAGAGGAAAGCATTAGGGAAAAAGGAGATTATTGCTACTCTACTTCCATCTGCAAaggaacagcaacaacaaaaggaagaggaggaaaaacgAATAAAAGAACACCTGGCTGAAAGTGTCTTTTTTGAGCAGACTTTGTGTCAACCAG